In a genomic window of Lepisosteus oculatus isolate fLepOcu1 chromosome 5, fLepOcu1.hap2, whole genome shotgun sequence:
- the LOC102684639 gene encoding achaete-scute homolog 5, translating to MNASFSHALMERRPGMMPGSCVQYGIAPPGGHSHSEHHHHAHHRCHPPAGPGDTLAHVPFLLYPANMDPSYYEASYGGALFPYVPFHGHFGVYDCPFEPAFIQKRNERERQRVKCVNEGYARLRDHLPGAVSEKRLSKVETLRAAIRYIKYLQDLVSRGAQAGAEAEERSGKGPRNATPTPAEAGVKRDCNSDGESQNSSSSDSPYCESEESLS from the coding sequence ATGAATGCCAGCTTCTCTCATGCCTTAATGGAGCGCAGACCCGGCATGATGCCAGGGAGCTGTGTGCAATATGGCATAGCGCCCCCTGGTGGTCACTCACACTCAGAGCACCACCACCACGCCCACCACCGCTGCCACCCCCCTGCTGGACCCGGAGACACTCTTGCTCATGTGCCCTTCCTTCTGTACCCGGCCAACATGGACCCCAGCTACTATGAGGCGTCCTACGGGGGTGCCTTGTTCCCCTACGTGCCTTTCCACGGACACTTCGGGGTGTACGACTGCCCCTTCGAGCCCGCCTTCATCCAGAAGCGCAACGAGCGCGAGAGGCAGCGCGTCAAGTGCGTCAATGAGGGCTATGCCAGGCTGAGGGACCACCTGCCCGGCGCCGTGTCCGAGAAGCGGCTGAGCAAGGTGGAGACGCTGCGGGCCGCCATCCGCTACATCAAGTACCTGCAGGATCTGGTGAGCCGGGGGGCCCAGGCGGGCGCCGAAGCAGAGGAGAGGAGCGGCAAGGGCCCCAGAAATGCCACTCCCACCCCGGCCGAGGCAGGCGTCAAGAGGGACTGCAACAGCGACGGGGAATCCCAGAATTCCTCCTCCTCCGACTCTCCGTACTGCGAGTCCGAGGAGTCGCTGAGCTAG